The region CTAAAATCGGCACCGTGTTACGGCCAACCATGGCAATTCGCGCCTCAACATCATGGTTTTGCAGAAACACTATTTCTACAGGCAATTGCTTCAAACCAACCAACATCATTGCCTTAATGCAAAAAGGGCAATGTTCAAATACATAAAGCTTCATCATTGTTCTCAAATTTCGATTGTCAGTACATCAGGCCCCTGAAATAGTGCCTCCATGGCAGGAATTCAACAGTTACAGGAAAAATCTACTGCCTAGCTGCTGGTATACCCATAGCGGTGGGTGATAAACCAACTAATTGTATAAAATCCTACCAGTGGGGGTTTACTTAAAGGTAAATAAAATGTAAACATTATGTAACTCGATATTTTGACTAATGCTATTTGGGGTTATACATACCTTTGCTGCATTCACTGAATCATCGAGCTATCACTAAACACTGAGGTTGGTTTCAATAACGTGCGCTTTGTCAGGCCGATTGACAAACACTCTGTGCGCTGTGATCTTGTTGTCAAAAATAATACGCATCTTGGTTTTATGCGCTCAATTAAGTTAGCGGGCACTAAAATACAGCGATTTTACTGACGACAAACGCAATCTAAGTAAGGCTAGGATCGCCATATCACAATGGGATGGTGTTTCCCCTTGCAATGAAATAATGAAATTGTTGTATGAGGATGTTGTTGTGTCGTGTTGTAGAAACCCCCTTTTTGAAGTAGCGCGAAATTTTTCCCCTCCGTACCTTAGTTTATTAACCTCATTACTGATAATTTTTTTACTGGTAAGCAGCAAAGCGATTGCAGCCCCGGTGATTGATGGTCTTACTAATATAAGCATCGACGAAGATTCAGCGCTCAATACCACTTTTTATGCCAGCGATGCCGATGGCAAGACATTAACTTTGCGGTTAAAAGATGGCTCACCCGATTGGTTAACCGTTACCGATGTACCATCTGTGGTGACGAAGGTTGCAGGTCGAGGCTCTACACTCCTTGATAATATACCAGCAGACTCTGCCCGGCTTATCAATCCTCTGAGTATCGCCCTTGATAGCCGAGGTAACCTTTATATAGCTGATACTGGTGATCATCGTATTCGCAGGGTTAATAGCGCAGGTACTATCACTACGGTAGCAGGTGAGGGTAAATCAGGTCCTAAAGGCTTTGCTGGTGTTGCGGGCTTTAGTGGCGACGGTGGTCAGGGAACGGCAGCGAATTTAAGCAGCCCTAAGGGGGTAGCGGTAGATAGTGCAGGCAATATTTACATAGCCGACTCTGACAATCATCGCATTCGCAAAGTCGATACTTTGGGAATTATTACCACAGTGGCAGGAACTGGTGTTGCGGGCTTTAGTGGTGATAACGGTCTGGCCACACAAGCGGCATTAAATGCCCCGCGCAGTGTTGCGATTGGTAGTGATGGCGATCTTTATATTGCGAGCGAAAATTCAAACCGTATCCGGAAAGTTTCACTGTCGACAGGTATCATTACCACAGCAGCAGGTAATGGCTCTGGCGGTTTTCGTGGCGATAATGGTCTGGCGACGGCTGCCCGCTTGTTTAGACCACTTGATGCCGTGAAGAATAGTAAGGGTGAGCTTTTTATTGCCGATTGGCAAAATAACCGCATTCGTAAAGTGGATACTTCAGGAAATATTACCACATTTGCCGGTACAGGTGCTCGAGGTTTTAGTGGTGATGGCGCCCTGGCGACTGCCGCACAAATTAATCGCCCTCGCGGCTTAGCGGTTGATCGTTTCGATAATATTTATATTGCTGATGCGCCAAATAACCGTATTCGTAAAGTTTTAAATTCTAGCAATATTATTGAGACGGTTTATGGTGGTACCGGATTGTTGTCGTCGCCATCAGATGCGGTTATCGATAACCTAGGTAATCTTTATATTGCTGACAATGGTCATCTCCGTATTATAAAGATAACTCCGAGAACTTTTAGGCTCTCTGGCACACCAACGAATGACGATGTCGGCAGCCAAGATGTTTGTGTGATTGTTAATGACGGTGTTGAAGATATTGAGCATTGTTTTACTTTAACGGTCAACAACACCAATGATGCACCAAATGCTAATAGTCAAAGTGTGACTACCGCAGAAGAAACCGCAAAAGCCATTACCTTAACCGGCGGTGATATTGATGTCGGCGATACTTTCACTTTTAGCGTTGTCAGCCAACCTGACCACGGTAATTTAACAGGCACGCCACCCAATCTGATTTATACCCCTGATGCTAATTTCGTTGGCAGCGACGATTTCACTTTTAAAACAAACGATGGCACCACTGATTCTAGCTCTGCAACGGTGACGATTACTGTCACTAATATTAATGATGCACCAGTGGCGAACAATCAAAGCGTGACGACAGCGGAAGATATTGCCAAAGCGATTACCTTGACGGGTAGTGATGTTGATGTTGGTGATAGTTTCACTTATAGCGTTGTCAGTCAACCTGATCACGGTAGCTTAACTGGCACAGCACCAAATCTGACTTATACACCTGATGGGAATTATGTCGGCAGTGACAGTTTTACCTTTAAGACCAATGATGGCAGTGTTGACTCTGGGCTAGCAACAGTCACTATTACGGTTACGAATACCAATGATGCGCCTATCATTTTCCCTGTTTCCGATGCTAACGCGATAGAAGATCAGGGCTTTAACTTGACGGTCAATAGCAGCGATGCTGAGGGGGACGCATTAACCCTACGCTTAAAAGATTCCCTCCCAGCTTGGTTGACAGTTAGCAATGTACCTGCTGCTATTCGTACCATAGTAGGGGGCAGCCAGACAGGCTTGGGCGATGGCAGTGCCGCCAACTTAACTCAGTTGAACGCCCCAGAAGGACTTGCTTATGATGGCAGCAATTTTCTTTACATTGCTGACACTGCAAATCACCTTGTTTATAAATTAGCATTGAACACTGGTGCTATTAGCGTGGTCGCCGGTGGGGGCAGCAGTGGTTTAGGTGATGGCAGCCAGGCTGCTCAAGCTGAGCTTAACCGACCAGCGGGCCTGGCCTTTGACAGCTTAGGCAATTTGTATATCGCCGATTCTGGCCATCATAGAATTCGCAAGCTTGATATTAGCTCAAACATTATTACCACTGTCGCAGGTAGTGGCGTAAAGGGATTTAATGGTGACAATCAACAGGCGACACTAGCTGCGCTTAACTTACCGCTAGATATCGCCTTCGATGACGATGATAACCTGTATATAGCTGATCAGGTTAACCACCGAATTCGCAAGGTTGCAAGCGATGGTAGTATAAGTACGTTTGCTGGTAATGGTAGCTCAGGTTTTAGTGGTGATAGCTCGATAGCAACCTCGGCTCAGTTACATTTCCCAACAGGGATCACCATAGATACTGTAGGAAATCTCTATATTGCTGATAATATCAATAATCGTATTCGAAAAGTCACGCGTCGTGACGGTAAAATTAATACCGTTGCTGGCGGTGGCAATGGTGGCGACGGTGGTTCTGCGACTGCAGCCAAATTAGTCACTCCTTTCGACGTCATACTTGATAGGTGGGGAAACCTATACATTTCTGGTGATGATAATCGTATTCGAAAGGTTGATGTTCATACGAATATCATCACTACGGTGGTTGGCAATGGCAGTTTCGGCAATGGCGGTGACAACGGCTCACCAGCCTCCGCTCAGCTTAGGCTGCCAACCAGTCTAGCGTTTGATAACAGAGGAAACCTCTATATCGCTGAACTATCTGGCAACCGTATACGCCAAGTAACACAGGATCACTTTGCGTTGTCTGGCTCGCCGACCAATGCGGAGGTAGGAAGTGACAATGTCTGTGTAATTGTTAATGACGGCGCTCAGGATACTGAGCAGTGTTTTACCTTAACGGTTTCCAATACGAATGACGCGCCAATTGCGGATAGTCAAAGTGTCACCACCGCGGAAGATACTGCCAAAGCGATCACTTTAACGGCTAGTGATATTGATGTCGGCGATACTTTCACTTTTAGCGTTGTCAACCAACCTGATCATGGTCAGTTAACTGGCACAGCACCCAATCTGACTTATACACCTGATGCGAATTATGTCGGCAATGACAGTTTTACCTTTAAGACCAATGATGGCAGTGCTGACTCTGCGCTAGCAACAGTCACCATCACGGTTACTAATACTAATGATGCGCCGATCGCCACTAATCAGAGTATCGTTACCACCGAAGATACAGCCAAAGCGATCACCTTGACGGCTAATGATATCGATGTCGGCGAGAGTCTGACCTTTACCTTGGTTAGCCAGCCGAGTAATGGTAAGTTGGCTGGCACGGCACCAAACCTGATTTACACGCCTGCTGTGGATTTTGTTGGCAGTGATATTTTTACTTTCATCGCCAATGATGGCGAAGCCAATTCCCAAGCTGGGAGCATCATTATCAGAGTGACCAATATCAATGATGCGCCGATCGCCAATGCTCAAAATGTGACCGTGACTGAAGATATTGCCAAAGTGATTACTTTAACCGGTAGCGACATTGATGTCGGCGATAGCCTTAGTTTTACTGTTGTTGGACAACCGAGTCATGGTCAGTTATCCGGCAGTGGCGCAAATCTTACTTATAGACCTGACGCGAATTATCACGGCAGCGATAACTTCACTTTCAAAGCCAATGATGGCAGTGCAGATTCTGGGCTAGCGACAGTCACCATTACGGTTACTAATACCAATGATGCTCCACTTGCTAATAATCAGGTGGTGAGCACCGCTGAAGAAACCACTAAGGTTATTACCTTAACAGGCAGTGATATTGATAATGATGGCTTAAATTTTTCTATAGTGAGTCAGCCAGCTCATGGCCTGTTAACGGGTACAGCACCAAATATTACGTATACGCCTAGTCTTAATTATGTGGGCAATGACAGCTTTACCTTCAAAACCAACGATGGCACAGCCGATTCTGGGCTAGCTACGGTGGCTATTACAGTCACTAATACCAATGATGCCCCGATCGCTAACGATTTAAGCGTTAGTACCGCTGAAGATACCGCGCAAGTGATTACCTTAACGGGCAGTGATATTGATGTTGGCGATAGTCTAGTTTACAGTTTGGTGAGCCAACCTAGCCATGGCCAGTTGACAGGCTCCGCGCCGAACTATACCTATACGCCTAACGCGAATTATTACGGTAGGGACAGTTTTACCTTCAAGGCTAATGATGGCAGCGCCGATTCTGGAGTAGCCACTGTGACTATTACCATCACTAGTGTTAATGACGCGCCGATTGCTAATACTCAAAGTGTCACTACTGCAGAAGATACCTCCCAAGGTATCACCTTAACGGGCAGTGATATTGATAACGATGGCTTAAATTTTTCTATAGTTAAGCAACCGACTCACGGCGTATTATCTGGCACACTACCCAACCTGACTTACAGGCCCAATACCAATTATGTCGGTAGTGACAGCTTTTACTTTAAAACTAACGACAGTAAAACTGACTCTGTAGTGGCAAGAGTAGCTATTACGGTCACTAACATTAATGATGTTCCTGTCGCTAATGATCAAAGCGTAACTACCGCAGAAGAAAACCCCAAAGCGATTACCTTAACGGGTAGTGATATTGATAATGATAGCTTGAGTTTTTCTCTAGTGAGTCAACCGACTCATGGGAAACTATCTGGCAGTGCACCAAACTTGACTTATACGCCAGATACCCATTATGCAGGCCGAGATAGCTTTACCTTCAAAGCCAACGATGGCACAGCCGACTCTGCGTTAGCTACCATTACAGTTACCGTCACTAATAACAATGATGCGCCAACGGCCAGTGATCAGAGTGTTACTACAGTTGAAGATACTGCCAAAGTCATTACCTTGGTGGCTAATGATGTTGATGTTGGTGATAGCCTTAATTTTAGCGTGGTAAGACAACCTGCTCATGGCCAGCTATCTGGTAGTGCACCAAACCTGACTTATACACCGGAGGAAAATTATTACGGTAGCGATAGTTTTACCTTTAAGGCTAACGATAGCAGTGCGGATTCTGAATTAGCTACAGTTACCATTACCATCACGAGTGCTAATGATGTACCAACGGCTAATGCTCAAAGTGTCAGCACCAGTGAAGATACAGCCAAGGCGATCATTTTAACGGGTAATGATATTGATGAGGGTAGTAGCCTAACGTTCACCGTTGTTGAGCAACCTAGTAACGGACAGTTAACAGGTACTGCGCCAAGCCTGACTTATACACCTAAAGCTAATTATCACGGTAGTGACAGCTTTACCTTTAAAGCTAACGATGGCAATGCCGATTCTGAGTTGGCAAGGGTTTCCATTACGGTTTCCAATACCAATGATGCTCCGGTTGCCAATGATCAGAGCGTAAGTGTTGCTGAAGATAGCAGCCAAGCGATTTCTTTAACTGCTAGCGATATTGATGACGCTAGTAGCTTAACATTCACTGTAATTAGTCAACCTAGCCATGGTCAGTTAACGGGTGTAGCGCCAAATCTCACTTATACACCTGAGGTGAATTATCACGGTAGTGATAGCTTTACCTTTAAGGCTAACGATAGCTTAGCTGATTCTGACCTAGCCACAGTCACGATTACAGTGGATAACGCAAACGATGTTCCCGTCGCCAACGATCAGAGCGTGAGTACGGCTGAAGATGTCGCGAAAGTGCTCACGCTAACGGCCAGTGATATAGATATTGGGGATAGTCTAAGTTTTAGGGTTATTGACCAGCCTAGCTATGGTCAGCTATCTGGCACTGCTCCAAATCTTACTTATACGCCTGATAGTCATTACAACGGCAGTGATAGCTTTACTTTTAAGGCCAATGATGGAACCACGGATTCAGCGCTGGCGACAGTTAATATTAGCGTTAGTGAAATCAATGATGCTCCTATTGTTAATGCAATTGGCAACAACTCAGCGAGAGAGGATAGCGCCTATAGTGTGGCGATTTATGCCAGTGACCCTGAAAGTGATAGGCTCAATCTTCGCTTAAAAGACGCTAATCCTAGCTGGTTAACGGTGAGTAATAAGTCATCGGTTATTAGCACCGTTGCTGGTGGTAACCAAACGGGTTTAGGTGATAGCAGTGCAGCCAACTTAACTCAGCTAAATGCGCCGCAAGGGCTTGCCTATGATGGTGCTAATCAGCTTTATATTGCAGATACTGACAACCACCTTATTCGCAAATTAGATCTTGTTAGTGGCGCAATTAGTATAGTTGCTGGTGGCGGCACAAGTTTAGGCGATGGCAGCCAGGCCAACCAAGCACAGTTGAACCAGCCTGTCGGCTTAGCGTTTGACAGTTTAGGCGACTTGTATATCGCTGATAGTGGTCATCATCGTATTCGCAAACTTGATATTAGCGAAGGGATTATCACCACAGTCGCTGGTAATGGTGGCGCAGGCTACGATAGCGATGATCAACAAGCGACATTGGCTATGCTTAATGCTCCGTTGGCCATTGCCTTTGATAGTGATGATAACCTGTATATTGCCGATCAGAGTAATCACCGCGTTCGCAAGGTAACAAGTGATGGTAAAATTCAAACGGTTGCTGGTATTGGTACGCCAGGCTTTAGTGGTGATGGCTTAGCTGCAAGGCTTGCGGCACTGAATTCGCCAGCGGGGCTCACCATAGATACTGCAGGTGCTCTTTATATCGCCGACAAGGTCAATGGGCGTATTCGCAAGGTTTCTAGTGATGGTAAAATATCGACTATTGCTGGCGGTGGCAGCGGTGGCGAGGGCAGTCAAGCAATAACGGCCCAGTTGGTTGCTCCTTCAGATATTACGTTTGATCGGTGGGGGAATTTGTATTTATCCGTTGATGGCCATCGCATCCTAAAAATTGATGCCAACACTCAAAAGCTGACTACTATAGTAGGCGATGGCAGTTCAGGCAACTCCGGCGATGATGGACAGCCTAGTCTCGCTCAGCTCAGCTCACCAACAAGCTTGATGTTTGATAATGATGGTAATCTCTTTATTGCTGAATTATCAGGTGATCGCGTGCGTAAAGTTCAACCTGACTATTTTGTCTTATCAGGTCAACCTAGTAATGCAGATGTTGGTGACGCAAATGTCTGTGTCATTGCTAATGACGGTCAAATAGACAGTGCTGAGCAATGTTTTAGGTTAACCGTGACGAATACCAATGACATTCCTGTGGCCAATGATCAGAGCATAACGACAGCGCACAATACTGCCAAAGCGGTTACCCTAACGGGCAGTGATATTGATACTGGCGAGATCTTGACATTTGCTGTACTTAGCCAACCGAGTAACGGTCAGCTATCGGGCACGGCACCAAACCTAACTTATACACCGAATGCTAATTTTTTCGGCGCTGATAGTTTTACGTTTACGGTCAATGATGGTGATATTGATTCCGCTACTGCGACAGTAAGTATTAGTGTGGCACCAGCTAGCCCAACTCCGGGCGGTTCTAGCAGTGGCTCTGGCTCTAGTAGTGGCGGCGGTAATAGCGGCTCTGGAGACTCCAATGGCGGTGATAATAGCGGCTCTGGAGATTCCAATGGCGGTGATAATAGCGGCTCTGGAGATTCCAATGGCGGTGATAACAGCGGCTCTGGAGATTCTAACGGCGGCGATAATAGCGGCTCTGGAGATTCTAGTGGCGGTGATAACAGCGGCTCTGGAGATTCTAACGGCGGCGATAATAGCGGCTCAGGGGATTCCAATGGCGGCGATAATAGCGGCTCAGGGGATTCCAATGGCGGTGATAACAGCGGTTCAGGAGACTCCAATGGCGGTGATAACAGCGGTTCAGGAGACTCCAATGGCGTTGCCAACAGCGCTCCTGTTGCTGTCAATGACAGTGCGAGCATAGCAGCAGGTGAAACACTTATCCTTAATGTTTTAGCCAATGACACAGATCCTGAAAATGATCGTTTAACCTTAGTATCTGTTGCCGCCAAGTTAGGGCAGGCTGATATTACTGATAATCAGTTACGTTTTATTGCCAGCGATCAGTTAAGTGGTGTGGTGACGGTTGACTACGTGATTCAAGATCAAGCAGGAAATACCGCCCAAGGTCAGGTCACCATTAGCATCAACAATAACAGCGGTATTGTCCTAACGGTACCGGATGATTTATGCGGTGTTAGCAGTGTGAACGCAACTGGCTTGTTTACTCGGGTGACGTTAGGCGTTGCTCGTGCTACCGATGCTCAGGGCAATAATTTGCCAGTTGCTTTGGTCGATAATCTCGAGCCAGTATTCGCACCGGGTAAACACGCTGTCCTTTGGCAAACACAAGATGCTAGCGGTAATCGCAAAGTTGCGCAGCAAGTAGTTTGTATAGAGCCGTTAGTGAACTTAGGGCAAGATATTGACGTTGGTGAAGGTAGTGAAATTAGCTTACCTGTTGTGCTTAATGGCGAGTCGCCAAGTTATCCAGTCACCATAGACTATGCAGTCAGTGGTAGTGCCGATAATCAAGATCACAATTTAGTTTCAGGTCAGCTAGTGATTAGCCAAGGTACTCGTACCAACATTAACCTGGTTATAGCCAACGATGATCAGGAAGAAGGTGATGAAACGCTTGTGATTACTTTAACCAATGGCATTAACCTAGGTGACAATATTGAGCAAGTGGTAACCATTACCGAGCAAAGCGTTGCACCTATGGTTGAGTTAACCATATTACAAAATGGTAAACGCACCTCGATGATTACTCCCAACGGCGGTGAAATTACTGTGCAGGCGACGGTTAGCAATGCCGATAATAATGATAACTTGAACTTCCAATGGACAAGTTCTAGTGCAGAGCTGGTCAACACTAGTGCGTCTCCAACAACGTTCAGCTTAGATCCAAGCGCGCTTGCACAGGGGATGTATAGCCTTCAATTGACGGTTACTGTTGACGGCCATCCTGAGTTAACCACAAGTGTTATTGTTTTCTTCCAAGTCGTTGACGAGCTTGCCACATTAACCGATCGCGATAGCGACGGTGACGGTATCGCAGATAATATCGAGGGCTATATTGATACTGATGGCGACGGTATCGCTGATTATCTCGATGCTATTGCTGGCTGTCAGGTACAGCAACAGCAAACTCTGGATGATAAATTTTTAATGGAAACTGAAACCGGTATTTGTTTACGTCAAGAGCAGTTTGCTCAGCAAATGCAAGCGACGGGTTTACTAATGAACATGAGTGATCTAAACGGCTTGCTCCCCAATGATGATGACTTTATCAACGTCGGTGGCTTATTCGGCTTTGTCGCGACCGGGTTAACTCAAGTCGGCGGGAATATTATTGTCACGATTCCGCAGCGCAAACCGATCCCTGAAAATGCGGTTTATCGCAAATACAATAAAGAGCAGGGCTGGTACGATTTTGTCGAAGATGCCAATAATAAACTTTTATCTGCCGCTGGTGAACCTGGCTATTGCCCGCCGCCAGAGCGCAGTAATAAAAGTCAGGTATGGACACCGGGACTAACGCCGGGGCACTGGTGCGTTAAGATCCAGCTTGAGGATGGT is a window of Thalassotalea euphylliae DNA encoding:
- a CDS encoding Ig-like domain-containing protein gives rise to the protein MIDGLTNISIDEDSALNTTFYASDADGKTLTLRLKDGSPDWLTVTDVPSVVTKVAGRGSTLLDNIPADSARLINPLSIALDSRGNLYIADTGDHRIRRVNSAGTITTVAGEGKSGPKGFAGVAGFSGDGGQGTAANLSSPKGVAVDSAGNIYIADSDNHRIRKVDTLGIITTVAGTGVAGFSGDNGLATQAALNAPRSVAIGSDGDLYIASENSNRIRKVSLSTGIITTAAGNGSGGFRGDNGLATAARLFRPLDAVKNSKGELFIADWQNNRIRKVDTSGNITTFAGTGARGFSGDGALATAAQINRPRGLAVDRFDNIYIADAPNNRIRKVLNSSNIIETVYGGTGLLSSPSDAVIDNLGNLYIADNGHLRIIKITPRTFRLSGTPTNDDVGSQDVCVIVNDGVEDIEHCFTLTVNNTNDAPNANSQSVTTAEETAKAITLTGGDIDVGDTFTFSVVSQPDHGNLTGTPPNLIYTPDANFVGSDDFTFKTNDGTTDSSSATVTITVTNINDAPVANNQSVTTAEDIAKAITLTGSDVDVGDSFTYSVVSQPDHGSLTGTAPNLTYTPDGNYVGSDSFTFKTNDGSVDSGLATVTITVTNTNDAPIIFPVSDANAIEDQGFNLTVNSSDAEGDALTLRLKDSLPAWLTVSNVPAAIRTIVGGSQTGLGDGSAANLTQLNAPEGLAYDGSNFLYIADTANHLVYKLALNTGAISVVAGGGSSGLGDGSQAAQAELNRPAGLAFDSLGNLYIADSGHHRIRKLDISSNIITTVAGSGVKGFNGDNQQATLAALNLPLDIAFDDDDNLYIADQVNHRIRKVASDGSISTFAGNGSSGFSGDSSIATSAQLHFPTGITIDTVGNLYIADNINNRIRKVTRRDGKINTVAGGGNGGDGGSATAAKLVTPFDVILDRWGNLYISGDDNRIRKVDVHTNIITTVVGNGSFGNGGDNGSPASAQLRLPTSLAFDNRGNLYIAELSGNRIRQVTQDHFALSGSPTNAEVGSDNVCVIVNDGAQDTEQCFTLTVSNTNDAPIADSQSVTTAEDTAKAITLTASDIDVGDTFTFSVVNQPDHGQLTGTAPNLTYTPDANYVGNDSFTFKTNDGSADSALATVTITVTNTNDAPIATNQSIVTTEDTAKAITLTANDIDVGESLTFTLVSQPSNGKLAGTAPNLIYTPAVDFVGSDIFTFIANDGEANSQAGSIIIRVTNINDAPIANAQNVTVTEDIAKVITLTGSDIDVGDSLSFTVVGQPSHGQLSGSGANLTYRPDANYHGSDNFTFKANDGSADSGLATVTITVTNTNDAPLANNQVVSTAEETTKVITLTGSDIDNDGLNFSIVSQPAHGLLTGTAPNITYTPSLNYVGNDSFTFKTNDGTADSGLATVAITVTNTNDAPIANDLSVSTAEDTAQVITLTGSDIDVGDSLVYSLVSQPSHGQLTGSAPNYTYTPNANYYGRDSFTFKANDGSADSGVATVTITITSVNDAPIANTQSVTTAEDTSQGITLTGSDIDNDGLNFSIVKQPTHGVLSGTLPNLTYRPNTNYVGSDSFYFKTNDSKTDSVVARVAITVTNINDVPVANDQSVTTAEENPKAITLTGSDIDNDSLSFSLVSQPTHGKLSGSAPNLTYTPDTHYAGRDSFTFKANDGTADSALATITVTVTNNNDAPTASDQSVTTVEDTAKVITLVANDVDVGDSLNFSVVRQPAHGQLSGSAPNLTYTPEENYYGSDSFTFKANDSSADSELATVTITITSANDVPTANAQSVSTSEDTAKAIILTGNDIDEGSSLTFTVVEQPSNGQLTGTAPSLTYTPKANYHGSDSFTFKANDGNADSELARVSITVSNTNDAPVANDQSVSVAEDSSQAISLTASDIDDASSLTFTVISQPSHGQLTGVAPNLTYTPEVNYHGSDSFTFKANDSLADSDLATVTITVDNANDVPVANDQSVSTAEDVAKVLTLTASDIDIGDSLSFRVIDQPSYGQLSGTAPNLTYTPDSHYNGSDSFTFKANDGTTDSALATVNISVSEINDAPIVNAIGNNSAREDSAYSVAIYASDPESDRLNLRLKDANPSWLTVSNKSSVISTVAGGNQTGLGDSSAANLTQLNAPQGLAYDGANQLYIADTDNHLIRKLDLVSGAISIVAGGGTSLGDGSQANQAQLNQPVGLAFDSLGDLYIADSGHHRIRKLDISEGIITTVAGNGGAGYDSDDQQATLAMLNAPLAIAFDSDDNLYIADQSNHRVRKVTSDGKIQTVAGIGTPGFSGDGLAARLAALNSPAGLTIDTAGALYIADKVNGRIRKVSSDGKISTIAGGGSGGEGSQAITAQLVAPSDITFDRWGNLYLSVDGHRILKIDANTQKLTTIVGDGSSGNSGDDGQPSLAQLSSPTSLMFDNDGNLFIAELSGDRVRKVQPDYFVLSGQPSNADVGDANVCVIANDGQIDSAEQCFRLTVTNTNDIPVANDQSITTAHNTAKAVTLTGSDIDTGEILTFAVLSQPSNGQLSGTAPNLTYTPNANFFGADSFTFTVNDGDIDSATATVSISVAPASPTPGGSSSGSGSSSGGGNSGSGDSNGGDNSGSGDSNGGDNSGSGDSNGGDNSGSGDSNGGDNSGSGDSSGGDNSGSGDSNGGDNSGSGDSNGGDNSGSGDSNGGDNSGSGDSNGGDNSGSGDSNGVANSAPVAVNDSASIAAGETLILNVLANDTDPENDRLTLVSVAAKLGQADITDNQLRFIASDQLSGVVTVDYVIQDQAGNTAQGQVTISINNNSGIVLTVPDDLCGVSSVNATGLFTRVTLGVARATDAQGNNLPVALVDNLEPVFAPGKHAVLWQTQDASGNRKVAQQVVCIEPLVNLGQDIDVGEGSEISLPVVLNGESPSYPVTIDYAVSGSADNQDHNLVSGQLVISQGTRTNINLVIANDDQEEGDETLVITLTNGINLGDNIEQVVTITEQSVAPMVELTILQNGKRTSMITPNGGEITVQATVSNADNNDNLNFQWTSSSAELVNTSASPTTFSLDPSALAQGMYSLQLTVTVDGHPELTTSVIVFFQVVDELATLTDRDSDGDGIADNIEGYIDTDGDGIADYLDAIAGCQVQQQQTLDDKFLMETETGICLRQEQFAQQMQATGLLMNMSDLNGLLPNDDDFINVGGLFGFVATGLTQVGGNIIVTIPQRKPIPENAVYRKYNKEQGWYDFVEDANNKLLSAAGEPGYCPPPERSNKSQVWTPGLTPGHWCVKIQLEDGGANDSDNTTDHTIIDPGYVSTIKTGNSAPVAHDDHIDLVMNQAITIDALANDLDEDNDPLTIVTAYADFGVVEVDNNQLHYTPMTDHLGTTTLDYVITDGKGGSSQGKVHLRIMPNTPPVNTPPVITNEQSVISQGQSVEVNLLANDTDAEQDTLRLIAVEHANVSFSANGDATFKPNAEFFGNVSIAYTVEDSAGNRAVGQWQVTVTQREQQVNNSKKSGGGSITYTSLFVLLLMLLARFTLVRKKSNG